From Spirochaetales bacterium, a single genomic window includes:
- the ybeY gene encoding rRNA maturation RNase YbeY yields the protein MNGETGLSESSIVDITYINTEKLQSMDDIEGYCLSVLKMLDVTNGQLSIIICDDQEIRRLNNMYRSKDTPTDVLAFGQLYDGDPVPGEEANDKSGKCLGDIVISAETCLRNARRFHVPFQEEMERLLVHGILHLLGMDHDERDSSMIRKQEQLLRDIKQKKTKK from the coding sequence ATGAACGGGGAGACGGGTTTATCTGAATCGAGTATCGTCGATATAACGTACATAAACACGGAAAAACTGCAATCGATGGATGATATCGAAGGGTATTGTCTTTCAGTCCTGAAAATGCTCGACGTCACAAACGGTCAGCTTTCCATCATTATTTGCGATGATCAAGAAATTAGGCGACTCAATAACATGTACCGGTCAAAAGATACACCGACCGATGTTCTCGCATTCGGCCAGCTTTACGACGGAGATCCGGTGCCCGGGGAAGAAGCCAATGATAAGTCTGGCAAATGCCTCGGTGATATCGTCATTTCCGCGGAAACATGCCTCCGCAACGCACGTCGCTTTCATGTCCCTTTTCAAGAAGAAATGGAGCGGCTGCTCGTACATGGAATTCTGCATTTACTCGGTATGGATCACGATGAAAGGGATTCGTCGATGATCAGGAAACAGGAACAATTGTTACGTGACATAAAACAAAAAAAAACTAAAAAATAA